In Salinigranum marinum, one DNA window encodes the following:
- a CDS encoding IS5 family transposase produces the protein MASLRRLARMCRDLAKQHVDDPEVPAAPDGAGGYAKWVQIALILYRVELEKSLRETEDYLNEMPGVLAVFELDEAPHYSSFCRWEQEYRMRDLRRLLRASAEQAGWSGEAAIDASGFQRDQTSYHYRDRANYSFQSMKTTILIDVNSLAIKDVHFTTKKAWDGHIGMQVFRRNAEDLRVLSADANYSWSDLREECRSNSTRPLIKHREQTPLQKAHNARMNEDYNQRWMSETGFSQLKEDDGEKLRSRSWHGQFRELTRKCIVHNLTQAAS, from the coding sequence ATGGCATCGCTCAGACGGCTAGCACGGATGTGTCGAGATCTTGCCAAACAGCACGTTGACGACCCGGAAGTACCCGCCGCGCCGGACGGCGCGGGCGGGTACGCGAAATGGGTGCAGATCGCCTTGATTCTGTACCGCGTCGAGTTGGAGAAGAGCCTCCGTGAGACTGAAGACTATCTTAACGAGATGCCCGGTGTCCTCGCCGTGTTCGAACTTGACGAGGCACCGCACTACAGTTCGTTCTGCCGGTGGGAACAAGAGTACCGGATGCGTGACCTGCGCCGCCTGCTCCGCGCTTCGGCGGAGCAGGCGGGCTGGAGTGGTGAAGCCGCGATTGACGCGAGTGGCTTCCAGCGCGATCAAACCAGCTACCACTACCGCGACCGCGCGAATTACTCGTTCCAGTCGATGAAGACGACGATCTTGATCGACGTGAACTCGCTGGCGATCAAGGACGTTCATTTCACGACGAAGAAAGCCTGGGACGGCCACATCGGGATGCAGGTCTTCCGCCGGAACGCGGAAGACCTGCGTGTGTTGTCTGCTGATGCGAACTATTCGTGGAGCGACCTCCGCGAGGAGTGTCGCTCCAACTCAACGCGACCGTTGATCAAGCACAGGGAGCAGACACCGTTGCAGAAGGCCCACAACGCCCGGATGAACGAGGACTACAACCAACGCTGGATGAGCGAGACAGGTTTCTCGCAGTTGAAGGAAGACGACGGCGAGAAGCTCCGCTCCCGGAGCTGGCATGGCCAGTTCCGGGAGCTGACTCGCAAGTGCATCGTGCATAACCTGACGCAGGCGGCGAGTTAG
- a CDS encoding site-specific integrase, whose protein sequence is MVRVDDADDITKCWLSPEELTRLERSAGEDGWEREIAVQLMGRCGLRASEVNYPSDGHLRYSEDGDIWLFEVRGKNTSGGGRKIRDAWMPDRVAEDIHKYSRERGLDSSESWVDVSTPSVRRWVKEAAHAVADNTGEPRWQSVSSHDLRRSWATYHLVERQVDVRTMMSVGGWSDYSAIEPYLAEPTEARIGEAMNV, encoded by the coding sequence ATGGTTCGCGTTGACGACGCCGACGACATCACTAAGTGCTGGCTCTCCCCGGAAGAGTTGACTCGTCTCGAAAGATCGGCCGGCGAGGATGGTTGGGAGCGTGAAATTGCTGTGCAGCTGATGGGCCGCTGTGGGCTACGAGCCTCCGAGGTGAACTATCCCAGCGACGGACATCTCCGCTACTCTGAAGACGGAGACATTTGGCTGTTCGAGGTCCGCGGCAAGAACACCAGCGGTGGAGGACGCAAGATCCGTGACGCATGGATGCCTGACAGAGTCGCTGAAGACATCCACAAGTACAGCCGAGAACGTGGGTTGGACTCCTCCGAGTCATGGGTGGACGTGAGCACGCCCTCGGTACGACGCTGGGTGAAAGAAGCTGCTCACGCGGTCGCAGACAACACCGGTGAACCGCGCTGGCAGTCAGTATCCTCGCACGACCTCAGACGCTCGTGGGCAACGTATCACCTCGTCGAGCGACAAGTCGACGTTCGAACCATGATGAGTGTTGGCGGCTGGTCCGACTACTCTGCAATTGAGCCGTACCTCGCGGAGCCGACGGAGGCCCGGATTGGAGAGGCGATGAACGTCTAA
- a CDS encoding helicase-related protein — protein sequence MLLADDVGLGKTIEAGLITSELMARNQAERILIITPANLREQWREAMNYFFHIDADIISRRHRKAMEKEIPPGTSPWEHHSKLIVSIDYAKQNSIRNEILSQDWDLVIIDEAHQAAKPHESSPNETVDMQRWDFATEITEHAEHCLLLTATPHNGYSDSFASLLRMLDVGAVSGPRHDPDINRQIAQQHVVQRRRDDVKQWFADAEGDSPFPERDQDEVRVTPTNWETETYDAVREYGDLLMSTAKSSGAKSETLARWSVIHFLKRALSSPEALRQSLKNRQDKLEERLDELDEEDTIQETAGISESMAQANALDNDPGEEYSEEEVGERVERVVAGDRGAIRRELDALDDVLEKAERITKTRDSKLQKLLDETLPNRFQYPRVILFTKYVDTLEYLESQIQESTNDETDVFTLHGSLNEAQRKERFAEFEESSRAVLIATDVISEGMNLQHASNQIIHYELPWNPNRLEQRNGRIDRYGQKEDEVVIRTMVVEDKMDVAVLETLVRKANQIREDYGFSPPYFGDDEGILSLLEDEGIDAGVPQATLEEFGSNTTTARSDSVNAFDDDTLDRIRSESFYGHTEVGLDEVQKRQEETHQRIGGSGTLEEFVKSALNLFNCDYEINVQGYLDIEMTSPRLRGPDIMTEYENVTFDPGKASQSSDTEMLDIAHPLVQRLIEAVKETALTDEDRYGRTATRGTIEVDQPTAVYTALVRYVADTDPNPTIMEELIQVGLPVYGNSPLDQDLVGRLEDSEAKPVQRSQQEKQTDLRSAIEHDGLDDAIDDLAEQRRDQIVDQRTEMRERLKESGAGGWATGIDDVETASTDLLTVTVYYPSA from the coding sequence ATGCTCCTGGCCGATGACGTCGGTCTCGGGAAGACCATCGAAGCAGGGTTGATCACGAGTGAGCTCATGGCCCGTAACCAAGCCGAGCGTATCCTGATCATCACCCCTGCCAACCTACGTGAGCAGTGGCGGGAGGCGATGAATTACTTCTTCCACATCGATGCGGACATCATCAGTCGTCGCCACCGGAAAGCGATGGAGAAGGAGATCCCACCGGGCACTAGCCCGTGGGAGCACCACTCCAAGCTCATCGTCAGCATCGACTATGCGAAGCAGAACAGCATCCGCAACGAGATCCTCAGTCAGGACTGGGACCTCGTCATCATCGACGAGGCACACCAGGCCGCGAAGCCCCACGAATCCTCCCCGAATGAAACGGTGGATATGCAGCGATGGGACTTCGCGACGGAGATCACCGAGCACGCCGAGCACTGTCTTCTCCTGACGGCAACACCGCACAACGGTTACTCTGACTCCTTCGCGAGCCTCCTCCGGATGCTCGATGTCGGGGCGGTATCGGGCCCTCGGCACGATCCGGACATTAATCGACAGATTGCACAGCAGCACGTCGTTCAGCGTCGCCGTGACGACGTCAAACAATGGTTTGCGGACGCGGAGGGTGATAGTCCCTTCCCGGAGCGCGATCAGGATGAGGTCCGGGTCACGCCCACGAACTGGGAGACAGAGACGTACGACGCTGTGCGTGAGTACGGAGACCTCCTGATGTCGACGGCGAAGTCGTCGGGAGCCAAGAGTGAGACACTTGCCCGTTGGTCTGTCATCCATTTCCTCAAGCGCGCCCTCAGCAGTCCTGAAGCACTACGTCAGTCGCTGAAGAATCGCCAAGACAAGCTCGAGGAGCGGCTCGACGAACTCGACGAGGAGGACACTATCCAAGAGACAGCTGGGATCTCCGAGTCGATGGCGCAGGCCAATGCGCTTGACAACGACCCTGGCGAGGAGTATAGTGAGGAAGAAGTCGGTGAGCGGGTCGAACGGGTAGTCGCAGGCGATCGTGGAGCTATTCGGCGTGAGCTGGACGCACTCGATGACGTACTGGAGAAGGCGGAGCGCATCACCAAGACACGCGACTCGAAGCTTCAGAAGCTTCTCGACGAGACCCTCCCGAATCGTTTCCAGTACCCACGGGTCATCCTCTTCACAAAGTACGTCGACACGCTGGAATACCTCGAATCACAGATTCAGGAGTCGACGAACGACGAGACTGACGTCTTCACACTCCACGGCTCGCTGAACGAAGCACAACGCAAGGAACGCTTCGCTGAGTTTGAGGAGTCGAGCCGGGCAGTCCTCATCGCGACTGACGTTATCAGCGAAGGGATGAACCTTCAGCACGCCTCGAACCAGATCATCCACTACGAACTGCCGTGGAACCCGAACCGTCTAGAGCAGCGGAACGGTCGCATAGACCGCTACGGGCAGAAGGAAGACGAGGTCGTCATCCGGACGATGGTCGTCGAAGATAAAATGGACGTCGCCGTCCTCGAGACTCTCGTCAGGAAGGCAAATCAGATCAGAGAGGACTACGGTTTCTCTCCACCGTACTTCGGCGACGACGAGGGGATTCTCAGTCTGTTGGAGGACGAAGGAATCGACGCCGGTGTTCCCCAAGCTACGCTTGAGGAGTTCGGGAGCAACACCACCACGGCTCGCAGCGACTCAGTGAACGCCTTCGACGACGACACCTTGGACCGCATTAGGTCCGAGTCGTTCTACGGCCATACCGAAGTCGGGCTCGATGAAGTCCAGAAGCGACAGGAAGAGACCCACCAGCGTATCGGTGGTTCCGGAACACTAGAGGAGTTCGTCAAAAGCGCACTCAATCTGTTCAACTGCGACTACGAGATAAACGTCCAGGGGTACCTCGACATCGAGATGACATCCCCCCGCCTCCGTGGCCCGGATATTATGACGGAGTACGAGAACGTCACCTTCGACCCTGGTAAGGCATCTCAGTCCTCCGACACCGAGATGCTGGACATCGCCCACCCGCTTGTCCAGCGTTTGATCGAGGCAGTCAAGGAAACTGCACTGACCGACGAGGACCGCTACGGTCGGACGGCCACCCGCGGCACCATCGAGGTCGACCAACCGACGGCAGTGTACACGGCCCTCGTCCGTTACGTGGCCGACACCGACCCGAATCCGACGATCATGGAAGAGTTGATTCAAGTCGGACTTCCGGTATACGGGAACAGTCCCTTGGATCAAGATTTGGTTGGGAGGCTAGAGGACAGCGAGGCCAAACCGGTACAGCGCTCCCAACAGGAGAAGCAGACTGACCTTCGAAGCGCTATCGAGCACGACGGTCTCGACGACGCCATCGACGACTTGGCAGAGCAACGTCGGGACCAGATTGTGGACCAACGAACGGAGATGCGTGAGCGTCTCAAGGAGTCGGGAGCCGGCGGATGGGCCACCGGCATCGACGACGTGGAAACCGCGAGTACCGACCTGCTGACTGTCACCGTCTACTACCCGAGTGCCTAA
- a CDS encoding ISH3 family transposase: MLRTQQADSRLHEDQILNFLVNTLDEEVSITLGENAQITSEEICEVLVGACADGTSISTLCENSANSPRANAVLYHLRTKFELEQLERVGNTLLQRDILDALPKQVEVVADLHLRPYYGDEDGTEGLYHSEAKRGTTAFHAYATLYARVKNKRYTLAVRRLVDGDTASSVLAEFLGILDGLDLGVKAVYLDREFYDSKCLTLLQAHNHAYVIPIIRWGQSIKQELSEGWSRVIHHDMTAKLDGHSWTVEFPVYIDCTYQNGRYDEHGVARHGYAADAPFINSPRDARYHYAKRFGIEASYRLSEQTIATTTTQDPAVRLLYVVVSLLLQNVWRYLHWEYVATPRRGGRRLWEWSYKEFTNMIRRAAWTALATRRAVPANRPPDDRFVR, encoded by the coding sequence GTGCTTAGAACCCAGCAAGCAGACAGTAGACTCCATGAGGACCAGATTCTTAACTTCCTCGTCAACACCCTTGACGAGGAAGTTTCGATCACTCTCGGTGAGAACGCTCAGATAACGTCGGAAGAGATCTGTGAGGTCCTCGTCGGCGCGTGCGCCGACGGGACCTCAATCTCGACACTTTGTGAGAATAGTGCTAACTCCCCTCGTGCCAACGCCGTCCTCTATCATCTTCGGACGAAGTTCGAGCTGGAACAGCTCGAACGAGTCGGAAACACACTCCTCCAGCGAGATATTCTCGATGCCCTTCCCAAGCAGGTGGAGGTCGTCGCTGACCTCCACCTGCGTCCCTACTACGGTGACGAAGACGGCACAGAGGGCCTCTACCACTCGGAAGCCAAGCGTGGAACAACCGCATTCCACGCGTACGCGACGCTGTACGCACGCGTGAAGAACAAACGCTACACGCTGGCGGTGCGCCGTCTTGTCGACGGCGACACCGCCAGCAGCGTCCTCGCCGAGTTTCTCGGTATCCTTGACGGCCTTGACCTCGGCGTCAAGGCCGTCTACCTCGATCGAGAATTCTACGACAGCAAGTGTCTCACGCTGCTGCAGGCGCACAACCACGCGTACGTCATCCCGATTATCCGGTGGGGTCAGTCGATCAAGCAAGAACTCTCCGAGGGCTGGAGTCGCGTGATTCACCACGACATGACGGCGAAACTCGACGGTCACAGCTGGACCGTCGAGTTTCCCGTCTACATCGACTGTACCTACCAGAACGGACGATACGACGAACATGGCGTGGCGCGTCACGGCTACGCCGCTGACGCGCCGTTCATCAATTCTCCTCGCGACGCTCGATACCACTACGCGAAACGCTTCGGTATCGAGGCCAGCTACCGACTCTCCGAGCAAACGATTGCGACGACTACGACACAGGATCCGGCGGTACGGCTGCTGTACGTCGTAGTGAGTTTGCTGTTACAGAACGTGTGGCGGTATCTGCACTGGGAGTATGTGGCGACGCCCCGCCGAGGCGGGCGTCGCCTCTGGGAGTGGTCGTATAAGGAGTTCACCAACATGATCCGACGGGCAGCGTGGACGGCCCTCGCGACGCGTCGGGCCGTCCCCGCAAACCGACCGCCGGACGACCGGTTCGTCCGGTAA
- a CDS encoding N-6 DNA methylase, whose amino-acid sequence MFTNRNYGDFRALYRLCHASRFIEPVFEDDEEDAIETPLEQLYQVALSTGVKVGQDLQDNVVSALETLGNGFLTSEIETALEEGGQDAAEDYYQDLLYVVYRLLFLMFAEQRGMMSQRDSLYTTEYSVTKLRERAEKRDQNDRNTDIWEGLKATFELVGEGDRVLGVPGYNGDLFDDENIEYILDAECANKSLLSAVYDLTHIEQDGYRQRISYADLGVEEIGAVYESLLEFTPQLAETVIQLDDRTISPDSFYLDDRGMDRKGTGSYYTDPGLVDELIQSSLKPVVEDRVDEDASSKVQKQQLLDITVCDPACGSGAFLIAANNFLGQKLAEIQSDSLYPDERTIRQARRSVVQHCLYGGCHRRVLTP is encoded by the coding sequence ATGTTCACCAACCGCAACTATGGGGATTTCCGGGCGCTCTACCGCCTATGTCACGCCTCCCGGTTCATCGAACCTGTATTTGAAGACGATGAAGAGGACGCTATTGAAACTCCACTGGAGCAGCTCTACCAGGTCGCGCTCTCGACAGGCGTGAAGGTTGGTCAAGATCTTCAGGATAACGTTGTCAGTGCACTCGAAACGCTCGGGAATGGATTTCTTACCTCGGAAATCGAAACGGCGCTGGAGGAAGGCGGACAGGATGCTGCGGAGGACTACTACCAGGATTTACTCTACGTCGTTTACCGGCTGCTATTCTTGATGTTTGCCGAACAGAGGGGCATGATGTCTCAGCGTGATAGTCTGTATACGACCGAGTACAGTGTAACTAAGCTCCGAGAAAGGGCAGAAAAACGTGATCAGAACGATCGCAACACGGACATTTGGGAAGGGCTAAAAGCGACGTTTGAGTTGGTCGGCGAGGGTGATAGAGTACTGGGAGTCCCTGGCTACAACGGCGACCTGTTTGACGACGAGAATATAGAATACATTCTAGATGCCGAATGTGCGAACAAGAGTCTCTTGAGTGCAGTCTATGACCTTACTCACATAGAACAGGACGGCTATCGCCAACGAATATCGTACGCTGATTTAGGTGTCGAAGAGATCGGTGCTGTGTATGAGAGTCTGCTGGAGTTTACACCACAATTAGCTGAGACCGTCATTCAACTGGACGACCGGACAATTTCTCCGGACTCATTCTACCTTGATGACCGCGGAATGGACCGCAAAGGCACTGGGAGCTACTATACAGACCCTGGCCTTGTCGATGAGCTCATTCAGAGTTCACTTAAGCCAGTGGTGGAGGACCGGGTTGACGAAGACGCGTCTAGCAAAGTGCAAAAGCAACAGTTGTTGGATATCACTGTTTGCGATCCTGCCTGTGGGAGTGGTGCATTTCTCATTGCTGCCAATAATTTCCTTGGCCAGAAGCTCGCAGAAATTCAGTCTGACTCCCTATATCCAGACGAACGGACCATTAGGCAGGCACGTCGCTCAGTGGTACAACATTGTCTCTATGGAGGGTGTCATAGAAGAGTTCTCACACCGTGA
- a CDS encoding transposase has translation MSSATLQDDPSVDSFFNAVETETLALFEHLSFEFLEEFDVFAPAKTGRTRDHEPPELMRGFLHCYYKDIYGIRPVERELRNTVVWLSCGFDRPPSRDAVDRFLTDLEHVVDKVFDHLVEQAARRGLLDLTYCIDSTDVRAMPADPDASKCYDPTDDEYYYGYGCTIVSTGQKIPIGAEFTESKQAPEETAMRVTRDALAVATPIWMVGDSAYDTLDWHDHLLTAGVVPVAPYNARNADDPKDIEYRVEDRITEHGEDVQLKQSTLDETYNRRSGVERTNESVKDCGLGRTHARGRVHARAQVFLALCLRLVVAITNYERGDNPGSTVITV, from the coding sequence ATGAGTTCAGCGACCCTGCAAGATGATCCTTCGGTAGACTCGTTCTTCAATGCCGTGGAGACAGAGACGCTAGCGCTGTTCGAGCACCTCTCTTTCGAGTTTCTCGAAGAGTTCGACGTGTTCGCCCCGGCGAAGACGGGGCGAACACGAGACCACGAACCACCAGAACTGATGCGTGGCTTTCTCCACTGCTACTACAAGGACATCTACGGCATTCGTCCCGTTGAACGAGAGCTTCGGAACACGGTCGTCTGGCTGAGCTGTGGATTCGATCGACCGCCGTCGAGAGACGCGGTCGATCGCTTTCTCACCGATCTTGAACACGTCGTTGACAAGGTGTTCGACCACCTCGTCGAGCAGGCCGCCCGGCGCGGCCTGCTCGACTTGACCTACTGTATCGATTCAACAGACGTGAGGGCGATGCCCGCCGATCCAGACGCCTCAAAGTGCTACGATCCAACCGACGACGAGTACTACTACGGCTACGGCTGTACGATCGTCTCGACCGGGCAAAAGATCCCGATCGGAGCGGAGTTCACCGAGAGTAAGCAAGCGCCAGAAGAGACGGCGATGCGCGTCACGCGTGACGCGCTCGCCGTCGCCACACCGATCTGGATGGTCGGTGACAGCGCCTACGACACGCTCGACTGGCACGACCACCTGCTGACCGCAGGGGTCGTGCCAGTCGCTCCATACAACGCCCGGAACGCTGATGACCCGAAAGACATTGAGTACAGGGTCGAAGACCGCATCACCGAACACGGCGAGGACGTTCAGTTGAAGCAGTCCACGTTGGATGAGACGTACAACCGCCGTAGTGGAGTCGAACGAACCAACGAATCAGTGAAGGACTGCGGCCTCGGGCGAACGCACGCCCGAGGCCGCGTCCACGCACGGGCGCAGGTATTTCTCGCCCTGTGCCTTCGCCTCGTCGTCGCAATCACCAACTACGAACGTGGAGACAATCCGGGAAGTACCGTGATCACGGTGTGA